AGCTTTCGCCGGAGCATCCCAGATCGACCCAGGGGCTGATCGCGACGGCCGCTCCGGGCAGCTCGATGCCCTCGGCACGGAGTGCGAGGAGCGTGCTCAGGACGAGACCGCCGCCCGCCGAATCGCCGGCGAGTGCGATGCGCTTCGGCGCGAGGCCGCGTGCAAGCAGATAGCGATACGCCTTCACCGCATCGGCAACCGCGGCCGGATACGGGTGCTCGGGCGCGAGCCCGTACTCGAGGGCGAGCGTCTTCGCGCGCGACGCGCGCGCGAGCGCGCCGATCATCTCGCCGTGCGTGCGCAGGGACCCGAAGACGAAGCCGCCGCCATGGAAGTAGAGGAGGACCGATTCGCCGGCATCGGGTGGCTCGAGCCATGCCCCGTAGAGCGGCCGACCTTCGCCCGCATCGATCTTCACGAAGCGAGGCGGAAGGCCGTCGGTCTTGAGCGGGCTCATCGCTTCACCGACGTTTCGCCACCGCACCATGCCGATCTTCGGCATGACCGCCCAAGAGCCACGCGTCGCGGACACGACGAGTTCGAACGCGAACGGCCAGTTCGGATGCCGCCGTCGTCCGACGAGACGACGGAACAGCGCGCCGAGCATTGCACCGAGCGCGGCGCCGACGACGCGCATCGAATCCCACGCCCTCGCCTTCGGGCGCGGCAGCGCAACGGCCGTGTCCACGGACTCTTCGCCCAGGTCCTTCACGTCATCCGGCATCGGTCACTCCGCGTACGTGTTGCTCGACCATCGAACGAAAGAGGGGCAACGGCGCGGCGACCTGCCCTTGGACCCACCCAATCAGCGCCATGTAATAGAAGGAGAAGACCGCCGCCCCGAAGACGGTCACGTCGGCGTCCTTCGCGATCTCTCCTCGATCGCGCGCCGTTTCCGCAACCTCGACAATGCGCACGTGGACACGCATGGCTTGGCCGGCGAAGCGTTCCTTCCACGGAGAGGCCGCGAAGAGCGAGCTCTCGAGAAGCGTCCGCGAGAGCTCCGGACGGCGCGCGTAGTACGCGTACGCCGGCTCGAAGATGTCCGCGAGGCGCGTGACGAGCGATCCGCGTCTGCCGCGGGTGAGGCACAGCGCGATCGCGCGCTCGAGGTCGTCGTAGAGCGCGGCGTGCAGCAGGCTTCGCTTGTCCTCGAAATGCAACGCGACGGTTCCGACGGCAACCGTCGCTTCCTCGGCGATCGCCCGAAAGCTCGCCGCCTCGAAGCCATGGCGCTCGAAATGCGCACGCGCAACGTCGAGGATGCGCTTCTTCGTCTCCTCCTTCTGCTCCTTGCGACTGACCATTCTATGAACGCGTTCAGTGACTAGGTTCACAAGGCGCGCGTGTCAACCGCCGTCGCGGGGGCCGATGCCATTGCCCTGCGGCGCCGAAAGGTCTGCCCCGGAGAGCGCCCGATTCGGTCCCATAACCCGTCTTCCCGGAAAGCAGCGCTCCGGAGGCTCAACCGCTGGAACTCGCAGGGGTTCCGATCGCGGCGACGCTCGGAGAGAATACATGCATCTTCCAAGGGCACGCCCGAGAGGATTCGCACGAGGCTGGCGCGACCGCGCCCTACCGGGCGCCATCGTCGTTCACAAGGTCGCGGCCTACGACTCGTGGAAGAACGTCTTCGACGGCGACGCAAGCGCACGCACCCGGCTACGCGGTCAACCGCAGCGTCGACGACCCGAACGTCGTCGCCTATCTCCAGTCGACGACGCTCGACCAGGTCCGCCAGTTTGCCGCATCGCCCCTGGACGAGGACGCCAGCCCAGCCGAGATTCGTCGCCGCTTCCGTGAGACGTAGGCCATGGCGCGCGCGATGGTCGCACCCCCGCGCGCCCAACCCCGCGAGGACGTGGAGGAGATGGCTGCGGAGCACCGCACGTGGATGAAGCCGGAGAGGAGGCCGGTAGGCTCGCTCTTCCGGCAGCGGCGGGCCCGTCGTGCCGGTGCAGCGTGGCCGCCTGTGCGAAGCGATGACGAAGGCGTTCAATTTTGCTTCGGCGCAGTCAGGCCCAACCTTGCCCGTGGTGTCCTGCGCGCCCCGCATAGCCTGCTCATAAGTGATGCTGAGGACATGACGCGCACCCCGAACGGTAGCGGTTACGAACCGCTCTTTGTCTTGATGGGAGCCGCTCTCGTCTCTTTATGGGAACCGCTCTCGTCTTAGGTGGTCCTCGGAGAGCGGGTGGAGAACCGAGGGGGCGCTCTCAACGGCGCGCGGCTGCGCGCTTGCGCGGCGTCTTGGGTGCCGCGACGCGTGGCGGCGGGAGGAATCCGTCGAGGACCTCGCGCGCGTCGTCGGCGAGTCGTTTGCGGACGCCCTTCGCATCGCACTGGCTAGCCAGCTCCCGGCCGAGCAGCTTGGCCGCGAACGCGAGGTGCGAGCGCGCATGGTCGAGGTGCTTGGGCAGGCCGTCGCCGCCTTCGAGGTAGGCGACCGCGAGCTCCCAATGCGCGTGGGCCTGCTCGAACCCGTCGTCGTCGAATTCGTCGCACGCATCGAGGACGTCGCTGGCGAGCTTGGAGGCCTTGGCGTGCCCGAAGTCGCGCGCTGCGCAAAGCCACTTGTAGGCCGCGAGGCTGCCATCGTCGTCCTCGTCAACGAGCGCGTAGAGCGCATCGAGGTTGCCGAGCCGTGCATCGCGTGCCGGTTTGCGGCTCGGCTGCGGGGCCTTGGCCTCGGTGGGGCCCGCACTCGACTGCGCGAGCAGCTTCGCGACCTCCCTGTGCTTGCCCCCCAGCATTCGCACCGCGGTACGTCCGTTGGGGAGACGGCGCTTGGGGTCAGCGCCGGCGGCGAGCAACAGCTCCACGTTCTTCGCGCTAACGCGACGGGAGCCGCACGCCCGCATCAGCGGCGTCCAGCCATCCGGCCTTGTTGCGTTGGGATCGAAGCCGTGGTCGATGAGGAGGCGGAGGATGTCCGGATCGCCGTCGGATGCGAGGTGGAGGGCGGTGTCATGGTGCGCGTCGCGGAGATCCGGCGTCGCGCCCTGCGCGAGGATGAAGACAACGAGTTCGCGGGCGAACTTGCGCCGCGAGACGCGCTCACCACCCGGCGTCTTGCGCCAGGTCGCGTCGGCGACCTCGTCGCTGGTGGCGTAGCGAACGACCGCGTGCAGCGCCGTCCCCTGGAGGTGGTGCGGGGTCGTGCTGCGCGCGTCGACATGCGGGAGGCGGAGCACTGCATTCCGCGCCGCGTCGGGCTTGCGCGGCGTACCTCCGTAAGCAAGATCGAGCTGTCGGAACGCGAGCGCAATCACGTCGTCCGTACCTGCCATCTCGCGAATGGTGTCCGATCCAGCAGACGCCGTCACCCGGGATCCTAACGAGGGAGGCGATGCGCCGCGTCGACGGAACGCCTCTCGAAAGAGCGCGATGGCGCGATCGCTGTTCCTACCGGGACGCGCAACCTCATTGCGGGCTCGATGGGAACCGCCAGCTACGTGGTCGAAGAGGTTGGTAACCAAGACGCCTTGTATCGTGCTCCCGGGTGAGGGACGGTCATGAACCGGAAGGCGGACGTTCAGCCATTCGTCCCGAAGCACTGAGACCTGCCATTGGTCACGTCGTCTTCCCCGAACATTGCATTTCTACAACAAGGCCCGTCCGCATCAGGCATTGCTGCACGAGCAGCCCATCCCGAGAGCACCGGAGGTCGACGGCTCGATCCGAGCCGTGCCGATCCTCGGAGGCCTACACCATGACTACCGCCGCGCGCCATGACGCGCGGATCGCATTAGTAGCCAGCACGGCCCCACGCATGAACCCCATGCAGTAACGGTTACGAACTCGTGGCCGATCGAGAGAACACGGCCACGAGCGATCTCCACGACGTGCCTGCTTGCTCCGTAGCCGTGGGTCTCTCCTCCGGAGCCGCGGGTCACTTCGTCTCCCCGAGTCTGCCCCGGAGAGCGCCCTCGCAACCGGTAAACCGAGCACTCGCATGCACCCCACACGGACCGCGTGCTCTTTGTAGAGAGCGCCCCGAGAGCCAACCCTCGCGAATTCCAGCGCGTCGTGCACATTCACGACCTCCGGACCCGTGGGTCGTCAAAGTTCGTAAACGCTATCGAGTGGCACAAATTCGGCCTGCCATGCTGAGCGGGCACGTCGTCACAAAATCACGTTGTTTCGAAAGGTCTCGTCTCCGTAGCCGTGGGTCACCCCTCAGCGAAAGCCTCGAGAGAACCAAGCGCTCGTCGCATCCGCGAACGCTTGGGGTCGCCCCCCGGAGATCGCCGAACTGGCGCACGAGGCCGTACCGCGTTACACCATTGTTAGTACTAACGTGTAACGAGGCGCCCCATGATCAAGAAGCTCTCCGCCGTCGGCAACAGTCTCGGCCTCATCATCGAGCGCCCCATTCTCGAGCTGCTCGACATCGACAAGGACACCGAGCTTGAGGTCAGGACCGACGGCGAGGCGCTCATCATCCGGCCGGCGAAGCTGACGAAGAAGGCGCGCATCCGGGCCTCCACCAAGAAGATGATGGGCATTCACGCCGAGACCCTGCGGAAGCTCGCGAAGTGAGCTCGGGCGATCCGCTGCTCCTCGACGTCGACGACGTGCTCGAGATGCACGCTGCGCAGCTCGAAATAAACGGCGGTTCGGCGGGCCTTCGCGATCGCGGGCTCCTGGAGTCCGCAGTCGCGCAGCCGCAGACGTCGTTCGGGGGCGAGCTCGTCCACGAGGGGCTGTTCGCGATGGCGGCGGCCTATCTGTTCCACATCGTGAGCAACCACCCGTTCGTCGACGGCAACAAGCGAACGGGGATGCTCGCCGCGGTCGTGTTCCTCGACGTGAACGGCATCGGCATCGATCATCCGTCCGACGACCTCTACGAGCTCACCATGAGCGTCGCCGAAGGCCGCATCGATAAGAGCGCCATCGCCGCCGAGCTCGAACGGATAGCGAAGTCGAGGACGTAGCGGCCCACGCACTGCCGTCATTGGGCGCTAGACGCTCTGGGACTATCGGCCGGGCAATAGCCCGCTCATCTCGGTCGCTAACCGCTCAATCTCGTCGCGCAGCTGCGCCTCCTGATCGGGCGTGAGCGCACGGAGCGCGGCCGGGAAGGCGGCCTCGAGATCGACGAGCACGTCGAGGACCATCTCGTCGAGAACCGCCGCGAGCGCCGTCCCGACCTTGGAACGCGCGGAGGCGACGCGAGCGTCGTTCACCAGGCGTGCGGCATGCGAAGCAAGCTCGCCAACACCGAGGACGACGTCGGCTTCGAAGGGCGTGGCCTCGTCGAAGCGGGCGTCGTCGAACTCGACGATCTTGCGTTTGATGACGAAGCGGTCGCTGGGCGCGGCACGGACGTCGGGCTTTAGTACGAGCCCCTCGGCCACGTTGCCTTCGATGGGGGGTAGCCCGAACCATGCGGGAACTCGCGTTGGCGCTCGAATGGGGAGGGCATCGACGACGCTGCGAGGTCCGCGTCCGACGAGCGGCACGACCAAGAGGCCGTGGGCGGCCGCGAGCCGTTCGACCTCCGAGTGGGCGAGGAACTCGGCCGCGTCGTCGGCCGCCGTCTCGACGACGACGTCGAAGAGGGCAAAGTGCAGGTTCGGCGAGTACCAGATGCCGGTCTGCACTGCCGATATCCCGGGACTCGGCGGCACGGCGGGGTGCGGGTAGGCGCCGCCGAAGAGCTCGCCGTAGAGACGAACGGCGCGAGGCGAGGCGAGCGCCGCGTGGACGCCTCGCGCGGCGGCGGCGAGCTCTGCGCGGAGGAGCTGCCAGCCGAAGAAGGGTTCGCCGTCTGCGAGCCAGGCCTTGCGTTTGCCGATGTGTGTCTCGCTGCCGTCGCACCCCACGACGACCTGGGCGCCGTGAACTTTTTCCGTCGCGACCCAGATGCCGGCGGGGCTCGACTGCGACGGGTCGGGGCGCGACGGGATCTTGGGGTAGGGGCGGTGTTCCATGGGCATCGGGGCGGACGCGGTGAGCTACCAGCGAGATGAGCCGTTCGACGTAGTCAGCCTACATGAAGCCAACGGGCCTCCGGAGGCCCAACCCCTTGACGCCGCAGCGATTCCGGCCTCGCGGGCTCTCCAGAGACTTACATGCATATTACAATATGCGCGCCCGAGAGGATTCGCACGAGGCTGGCGCGAGCCAGCCGAGTGATCGACCATTCCTCTCGGCAAGCCAAAGCCATGTTGGCTTTGGCACCCCATACGATAACGAATACGAACCGCTCTTTGTCTTGATGGGAACCGGCCCAGACAAAGAGCCAGAAACACCGGGGTTCTCCGGAGATGCGCGCCGCTCTCCATGGAGACGAGTTCGTGCTCGGTTTGTATGGGGTCCACTCGTGTGGTGCACCTTTTCTTCTCGCTTGATCTCGCCGGCCGAGTGGAGCGAACGGTCGTGGGATGCGAAACCGAGCAAACGCCTCCCCGATTCCGACCCCGCCCGAGCCGTCGCCAATCCCGCCGTACGTGCCGCCGAAGCGATCGAAGTACGACGACCTCGTCGACGTGCTCGCGGACGGGCTCTTCGAGATGGTCCTGAACGACGACGCGCCGGTTCCGATCCCCAGGAAGCGGCGCCGTGGAGTCCCACGCGCGTAAGTCAGGCGCCCGGACGCACCGGTACGCGCGGGGCGACGCGTGCGCGAACCTCGTCGCAGATCTTCGTGTTCACGCCGGGTGCGACCTTTAGCGTGACGGCCATCGCGTACGGGACGCGCTCGTCGAGCGAGCCCGCGTCA
This genomic stretch from Myxococcales bacterium harbors:
- a CDS encoding TetR/AcrR family transcriptional regulator; this translates as MVSRKEQKEETKKRILDVARAHFERHGFEAASFRAIAEEATVAVGTVALHFEDKRSLLHAALYDDLERAIALCLTRGRRGSLVTRLADIFEPAYAYYARRPELSRTLLESSLFAASPWKERFAGQAMRVHVRIVEVAETARDRGEIAKDADVTVFGAAVFSFYYMALIGWVQGQVAAPLPLFRSMVEQHVRGVTDAG
- a CDS encoding type II toxin-antitoxin system death-on-curing family toxin, which produces MHAAQLEINGGSAGLRDRGLLESAVAQPQTSFGGELVHEGLFAMAAAYLFHIVSNHPFVDGNKRTGMLAAVVFLDVNGIGIDHPSDDLYELTMSVAEGRIDKSAIAAELERIAKSRT
- a CDS encoding AbrB/MazE/SpoVT family DNA-binding domain-containing protein; this encodes MIKKLSAVGNSLGLIIERPILELLDIDKDTELEVRTDGEALIIRPAKLTKKARIRASTKKMMGIHAETLRKLAK
- a CDS encoding RNA ligase, producing the protein MEHRPYPKIPSRPDPSQSSPAGIWVATEKVHGAQVVVGCDGSETHIGKRKAWLADGEPFFGWQLLRAELAAAARGVHAALASPRAVRLYGELFGGAYPHPAVPPSPGISAVQTGIWYSPNLHFALFDVVVETAADDAAEFLAHSEVERLAAAHGLLVVPLVGRGPRSVVDALPIRAPTRVPAWFGLPPIEGNVAEGLVLKPDVRAAPSDRFVIKRKIVEFDDARFDEATPFEADVVLGVGELASHAARLVNDARVASARSKVGTALAAVLDEMVLDVLVDLEAAFPAALRALTPDQEAQLRDEIERLATEMSGLLPGR
- a CDS encoding alpha/beta hydrolase; translation: MPDDVKDLGEESVDTAVALPRPKARAWDSMRVVGAALGAMLGALFRRLVGRRRHPNWPFAFELVVSATRGSWAVMPKIGMVRWRNVGEAMSPLKTDGLPPRFVKIDAGEGRPLYGAWLEPPDAGESVLLYFHGGGFVFGSLRTHGEMIGALARASRAKTLALEYGLAPEHPYPAAVADAVKAYRYLLARGLAPKRIALAGDSAGGGLVLSTLLALRAEGIELPGAAVAISPWVDLGCSGESFATNERYDFVGREHCLLAARNYLSGKDASSPDVSPLFADFAGPTPVLVQAGALETLVGQIRAFAARAKEQGAPVTYSETPDMVHVWHLLRGVTPEGTKAIADAGTFIREHTSASQP
- a CDS encoding ankyrin repeat domain-containing protein, producing MTASAGSDTIREMAGTDDVIALAFRQLDLAYGGTPRKPDAARNAVLRLPHVDARSTTPHHLQGTALHAVVRYATSDEVADATWRKTPGGERVSRRKFARELVVFILAQGATPDLRDAHHDTALHLASDGDPDILRLLIDHGFDPNATRPDGWTPLMRACGSRRVSAKNVELLLAAGADPKRRLPNGRTAVRMLGGKHREVAKLLAQSSAGPTEAKAPQPSRKPARDARLGNLDALYALVDEDDDGSLAAYKWLCAARDFGHAKASKLASDVLDACDEFDDDGFEQAHAHWELAVAYLEGGDGLPKHLDHARSHLAFAAKLLGRELASQCDAKGVRKRLADDAREVLDGFLPPPRVAAPKTPRKRAAARR